The genome window CATGGGATAAGAAAGCGGCCAATGGAGAAACTTCCACAACACCTGGAGCGTTCTCACCGGGCAACATCGCGGCGGCGGCATCTTGGCCATAACCCTCTTCCGCAATAAAAGCAGTTGCAGCGTTAATTAATTCTTGTAAGTTTTCTACACGGTCTTGTCCTTCGCGCTCAGATAGATAGTGTTGAATCAAGCCACTATGCTGAATCACAAACTCGACTGTTTCTGGCAGGGTGTTATGACGGGTCGCCTCACGCATGTGATCAACCAAGCGAATGAAGCCACCTAAAGCAGCGCCAGCTTTACCCTCAAGCGATGAAGCCGCAGTATATAAAGAACATTGCTGCGCTCTTGCAGCATCTTGTAGAGCTTCAATCGACCTTGCACCGATACCTCTAGTGGGGAAGTTGACTACGCGTGAGAATGAAGTGTCATCATTTGGGTTTTCTAGTAAACGCAAATAAGCGAGTGCATGTTTAATTTCAGCCCGTTCGAAGAATCGCAAACCGCCATATACACGGTACGGAATAGCAGCAGAGAACAGCGCGTGCTCAATGATGCGTGACTGTGCATTGCTGCGATAGAGCAAAGCTACTTCGGTGCGTCTGATTCCACTATTGATTAGCGCCTTGATCTCATCGACCAACCAAGCTGCTTCTGCATGATCGCTTGGCGCCTCGTAGATGCGGACTGGCTCGCCATGCCCCGCATCGGTCCGCAGGTTTTTACCAAGGCGCTCTGAGTTATTGGCAATGAGGTGATTCGCAGTATCCAGAATATGGCCATGCGAGCGGTAGTTTTGCTCAAGCTTAACTAGCAGCGGATGAAATTGCTTCTCATAGAGGCGCATGTTCTCAACATCCGCTCCACGGAATGCATAAATACTTTGATCGTCATCGCCAACTGCAAATACAGAACTGCTACCCATGCCGCTGACATTGACTTTACTGGCGTCATGTCCAGAAAGCAGCTTGAGCCAAGCGTATTGCAAAGCATTAGTATCTTGGAACTCGTCAATCAAGATGTGACGAAAGCGTTCTTGATAATGCGTACGAATGGGTTCGCTATGTTTGAGCAATTCATAACTACGTAAGAGTAGTTCTGCGAAATCGACCACGCCCTCACGTTGACACTGCTCATCGTATGCAGCATAGAGTTGCGCCATCTTCGCCTGAAAGTCATCACCTACCGATAAATCTTTGGCGCGCTGACCACGCTCTTTGGCGTGAGCAATGAAATATTGCAATTGCTTAGGCGGATACTTCTCATCATCTACCTTTAAACCTTTCAAAAGACGCTTAATGGCAGAAAGCTGATCCTGAGTATCCAAAATTTGAAAGGTAGATGGCAAGCCCGCTTCTTTATGGTGGGCACGCAATAAACGATTACATAGGCCATGAAAGGTGCCAATCCACATGCCTCGTGTGTTAATGGGCAGCATGGCACTTAGGCGCACCATCATCTCTTTGGCAGCTTTATTGGTAAAGGTAACTGCAAGCACGCCAATAGGCGATACCTGACCTGTTTGGATCAGCCAGGCTATACGGGTGGTTAGGACGCGCGTCTTACCGCTACCAGCACCAGCCAGAATCAAGGCTGATTGGGCTTGGCCATTTGGATTAACAGGCGGGAGGGTCACTGCCTCGCGCTGTTCTGGATTGAGGTTCGCGAGCAAGTCTGAGTACATCAGCCCAATTATAATTTGCCTCTTATGCCAAATGCCTCAAATACCCCTAATTCACCAGCAGCCGGTTCGGTTGACGAACTGGCCAAATCCTATGAACCCGCCCCGATTGAAGCTTATTGGGGGCCGGAGTGGGAAAGCAGAGGTATTGCTGACGCCAGCATGGATGAAGGTAAAGGCGATTTTTCGATTCAGCTCCCACCGCCCAACGTCACCGGGACACTGCATATGGGTCACGCATTTAATCAAACCATCATGGATGGCTTAGTGCGTCATGCTCGTATGTCTGGCAAAAATACCTTGTGGGTTCCCGGGACTGACCACGCGGGTATTGCTACGCAAATTGTTGTTGAGCGTCAACTCGATGCCCAAAAAGTTTCACGCCATGACTTAGGACGTGAAAAGTTCCTAGAAAAAGTCTGGGAATGGAAAGAAACTTCCGGCAATACCATTACTCGTCAAATTCGTCGCTTAGGCGCATCGATAGATTGGGGTAAAGAATATTTCACAATGGACAGCAAGATGTCCAAAGCGGTGGTTGAAGTATTTGTGCGCCTGCACGAGCAAGGTTTGATATATCGCGGCAAGCGCTTAGTAAACTGGGATCCTGTTTTAGGAACTGCAGTTTCTGATCTAGAAGTGGTCAGCGAAGAAGAAGATGGCTCTATGTGGCACATCCGCTATCCACTGACTGATGGCTCAGGCCACCTGACTGTTGCTACCACCCGCCCAGAAACCCTGCTGGGTGACGTTGCAGTGATGGTGAACCCAGAAGATGAGCGCTACAAGCACCTCATTGGTAAGTCAGTCAATTTACCTTTATGTGACCGGGAAATTCCGATCATTGCGGATGACTATGTTGATTTGAACTTCGGCACTGGTGTCGTGAAGGTAACCCCTGCACACGACTTCAATGACTATGCAGTAGGACAGCGCCATCAATTGCCATTAATCAACATTCTCACTTTGGACGCCAAGATTAATGAGAATGCGCCTGCTACTTATCAAGGCATGGAGCGCTTTGCTGCTCGCAAACAAATTGTTTCCGACTTAGATGCGGCTGGTTTATTAGAAAAAGTTCAGCCGCATAAATTAATGGTGCCACGTGGCGATCGTACCCAAACCATCATTGAGCCAATGCTGACGGACCAGTGGTTTGTAGCGATGTCTAAACCCAGTCCAGATAACCAATATCAACCAGGCTCATCGATTGCTGGCGCGGCATTAGATGCTGTGACCAAAGGCGACATCAAACTGGTGCCAGAAAACTGGATTAATACCTACACACAGTGGTTAGAGAATATTCAAGACTGGTGTATTTCTCGTCAACTCTGGTGGGGCCATCAAATTCCCGCCTGGTATGGCGATGATGGCCAGATTTTTGTTGCCCGCTCTGAAGACGAGGCTAAGGCTAAAGCTGCTGTAGCTGGCTACACCGGCAATCTGAATCGCGACCCAGATGTTCTCGATACGTGGTTTAGTTCAGCTCTGGTGCCATTTAGTTCATTAGGCTGGCCCGATGAAACGCCTGCTTTAAATCACTTCCTACCTTCATCAGTATTAGTGACTGGTTTTGACATCATCTTCTTCTGGGTAGCTCGCATGGTCATGATGACCTGTCACTTCACCGGCAAAGTACCATTCCATACCGTGTATGTTCATGGCTTAGTGCGTGATGCCGAAGGCCAAAAAATGAGTAAGTCCAAAGGCAATACTCTGGATCCGATCGATTTGATTGATGGCATCAAAATTGAGGAGTTAGTGGGTAAGCGCACTACTGGCTTAATGAACCCAAAACAAGCTGAAAGCATTAGCAAGAAAACTAAAAAAGAATTTCCGGAGGGTATTCCGGCATTTGGTACGGATGCATTGCGCTTCACCTTTGCATCTCTTGCTTCACTCGGCCGCAACATCAACTTTGATCAGAAGCGTTGTGAAGGCTATCGCAATTTCTGCAACAAACTTTGGAATGCCACTCGCTTTGTTTTAATGAACTGCCCTGGTGGCGATGAAGACAATGGCTTGGCGCCCTGCGACAACCAATGCGGTCCTGAAGGTTATCTCGATTTTTCTCCGGCAGACAAATGGATTGTTTCTCAATTACAAAGAACAGAAGCAGACGTTGCAAAAGGTTTTGAAAACTATCGCTTTGACAATATTGCTAGCAGCATCTATCAGTTTGTCTGGGATGAGTATTGCGATTGGTACTTGGAGCTTGCCAAAG of Polynucleobacter sp. AP-Titi-500A-B4 contains these proteins:
- a CDS encoding valine--tRNA ligase; the encoded protein is MPNASNTPNSPAAGSVDELAKSYEPAPIEAYWGPEWESRGIADASMDEGKGDFSIQLPPPNVTGTLHMGHAFNQTIMDGLVRHARMSGKNTLWVPGTDHAGIATQIVVERQLDAQKVSRHDLGREKFLEKVWEWKETSGNTITRQIRRLGASIDWGKEYFTMDSKMSKAVVEVFVRLHEQGLIYRGKRLVNWDPVLGTAVSDLEVVSEEEDGSMWHIRYPLTDGSGHLTVATTRPETLLGDVAVMVNPEDERYKHLIGKSVNLPLCDREIPIIADDYVDLNFGTGVVKVTPAHDFNDYAVGQRHQLPLINILTLDAKINENAPATYQGMERFAARKQIVSDLDAAGLLEKVQPHKLMVPRGDRTQTIIEPMLTDQWFVAMSKPSPDNQYQPGSSIAGAALDAVTKGDIKLVPENWINTYTQWLENIQDWCISRQLWWGHQIPAWYGDDGQIFVARSEDEAKAKAAVAGYTGNLNRDPDVLDTWFSSALVPFSSLGWPDETPALNHFLPSSVLVTGFDIIFFWVARMVMMTCHFTGKVPFHTVYVHGLVRDAEGQKMSKSKGNTLDPIDLIDGIKIEELVGKRTTGLMNPKQAESISKKTKKEFPEGIPAFGTDALRFTFASLASLGRNINFDQKRCEGYRNFCNKLWNATRFVLMNCPGGDEDNGLAPCDNQCGPEGYLDFSPADKWIVSQLQRTEADVAKGFENYRFDNIASSIYQFVWDEYCDWYLELAKVQLQTGTPAQQRATRRTLLRVLETILRMAHPLIPFITETLWQTVGPKSGKELAKQTKQTIALQPYPISQPEKIDEKSEAWVAQVKAIVDACRNLRGEMQVPPGQKVPLWIYGPDTFLQKATPYLLALAKLTEVKIYSDESALEKDAPGAPIALVGDIKLLLKIEVDVAAERARLSKEIERLANEITKARSKLGNESFVARAPVEVVAQEKQRLAGFEQNHEKLVAQLERLK
- a CDS encoding UvrD-helicase domain-containing protein is translated as MYSDLLANLNPEQREAVTLPPVNPNGQAQSALILAGAGSGKTRVLTTRIAWLIQTGQVSPIGVLAVTFTNKAAKEMMVRLSAMLPINTRGMWIGTFHGLCNRLLRAHHKEAGLPSTFQILDTQDQLSAIKRLLKGLKVDDEKYPPKQLQYFIAHAKERGQRAKDLSVGDDFQAKMAQLYAAYDEQCQREGVVDFAELLLRSYELLKHSEPIRTHYQERFRHILIDEFQDTNALQYAWLKLLSGHDASKVNVSGMGSSSVFAVGDDDQSIYAFRGADVENMRLYEKQFHPLLVKLEQNYRSHGHILDTANHLIANNSERLGKNLRTDAGHGEPVRIYEAPSDHAEAAWLVDEIKALINSGIRRTEVALLYRSNAQSRIIEHALFSAAIPYRVYGGLRFFERAEIKHALAYLRLLENPNDDTSFSRVVNFPTRGIGARSIEALQDAARAQQCSLYTAASSLEGKAGAALGGFIRLVDHMREATRHNTLPETVEFVIQHSGLIQHYLSEREGQDRVENLQELINAATAFIAEEGYGQDAAAAMLPGENAPGVVEVSPLAAFLSHASLEAGDNQAQAGQDAVQLMTVHSAKGLEFTSVFITGLEEGLFPHENSINEQNGLEEERRLMYVAITRAKERLYLSHTQSRMLHGQVRYNMPSRFLEELPAESLKWLTPKAKDARWGGSTRSGSTWQDGYTRQREYESNDFFDSGSERPRPAKRVGSASMEVKRLASPPRGDYPFRVGQNVFHTKFGEGRVTGLEGVDADARAQVNFKRHGIKWLQLSIAKLAAID